The proteins below come from a single Vibrio diazotrophicus genomic window:
- a CDS encoding TRAP transporter permease, giving the protein MSEFHPRNQKITNVIVTIAAIAAIALSVFQIWQGILANLSAPVFRPIHVSWVLALVFLVYPLFSDRKPFAIYLLGRILDLLCVALTCWASTQIALFDYDDISFLLDGLQSLDQAAGIVLILLLLEATRRTVGLVMVFIAVLFLVYAIFGDVLPDNIASKGFSVEEIIRFHIYSTNGVYGAPLAIAAGVVFMFVLFGAFLQVTGAGQFFIDMAFSVAGKYRGGPAKASVIASAALGSISGSAIANTVTTGALTIPMMKKLGYKSEQAAGIEAAASTGGQIMPPVMGAGAFVMAQFTGIPYSEILIVSIAPAILYFACTLLYVHLMACKLDLQGMTQTEKIATVLRSGWHYLVPLILITVLLMMSYSPVLVGVIGCASILLAAMTRKHSRITVKLFLEGLKEGALLALPISVACATAGIVVGVVGQTGIGLQFTQFLIAMSGGYLWSALALIALAAVILGMGLPVTAAYIVLSIMAVPALMDFGVTLLAAHMIVFWLSQTSNVTPPIALAAFAGAGIANASPMRSAVQAFKLAQGFFLIPAMMAFSGLIWVEGEHLHFAIAIIATISLFIAFAGGIEGRLFVPLLMWQRAVLLCMALGVLFLSDLNRLIALAVIVVICLMNYRQQSRALSQA; this is encoded by the coding sequence ATGAGTGAATTTCATCCTCGTAACCAAAAAATTACCAATGTCATTGTTACGATAGCCGCGATTGCGGCTATCGCTCTTTCTGTTTTTCAGATTTGGCAGGGCATTCTGGCCAATCTGTCAGCCCCTGTTTTTCGGCCGATACACGTCAGTTGGGTATTGGCACTTGTGTTCTTGGTTTACCCTCTGTTTAGTGACCGAAAGCCGTTTGCTATTTACTTGTTGGGACGAATTTTAGATTTATTGTGTGTGGCGCTCACGTGCTGGGCATCAACTCAGATTGCATTATTTGATTATGACGACATCAGCTTTTTGCTGGACGGTTTGCAGTCGCTTGATCAGGCTGCAGGAATTGTTCTCATTCTGCTGTTACTTGAAGCAACACGTAGAACAGTCGGTTTGGTGATGGTGTTCATCGCGGTGCTGTTTCTGGTGTATGCCATATTTGGTGATGTGCTTCCAGACAATATTGCGAGCAAAGGTTTTAGTGTTGAAGAGATCATCCGTTTCCACATTTATTCCACAAATGGTGTCTACGGTGCGCCGTTAGCGATTGCCGCTGGTGTGGTATTTATGTTTGTTCTGTTTGGGGCTTTTTTACAAGTAACGGGTGCGGGTCAGTTCTTTATCGATATGGCGTTTTCTGTTGCAGGTAAATATCGTGGTGGCCCGGCGAAGGCAAGTGTTATCGCATCAGCTGCCCTTGGCTCAATATCTGGGTCAGCGATTGCCAACACAGTAACAACGGGCGCTTTGACTATCCCTATGATGAAAAAACTGGGTTATAAGTCTGAACAAGCAGCGGGGATTGAAGCCGCCGCATCAACAGGCGGGCAGATTATGCCTCCAGTAATGGGTGCTGGTGCGTTCGTTATGGCGCAGTTTACTGGTATTCCTTACAGCGAGATCTTAATTGTTTCGATTGCCCCAGCCATTTTGTATTTCGCTTGTACGTTGCTTTATGTGCATCTGATGGCGTGTAAGTTAGATCTTCAGGGAATGACTCAAACCGAAAAAATTGCGACAGTGTTGCGCAGTGGTTGGCATTATCTGGTACCACTTATTCTTATCACCGTACTATTGATGATGAGCTATTCGCCAGTATTGGTGGGTGTGATTGGTTGTGCCTCAATTCTTTTAGCTGCGATGACGCGCAAACACAGTCGTATTACTGTGAAGCTTTTCTTGGAAGGATTAAAAGAAGGTGCGCTTCTGGCTCTGCCTATTTCGGTTGCATGTGCTACGGCTGGTATTGTAGTCGGTGTGGTTGGTCAAACGGGGATTGGTTTGCAATTTACCCAATTTCTGATCGCGATGTCTGGCGGCTATTTATGGTCTGCGTTAGCTCTTATCGCGCTTGCTGCCGTCATTTTGGGTATGGGGCTTCCAGTTACCGCCGCTTATATCGTGTTGTCGATCATGGCGGTTCCGGCATTAATGGACTTCGGTGTGACCCTTCTGGCTGCGCACATGATAGTGTTCTGGTTATCACAAACCTCTAACGTAACACCACCAATTGCACTTGCAGCATTTGCAGGCGCAGGGATAGCCAATGCATCACCGATGCGCTCAGCCGTTCAGGCATTTAAACTGGCACAGGGTTTCTTCCTAATTCCGGCAATGATGGCATTTTCAGGATTGATTTGGGTGGAAGGAGAGCATCTGCACTTCGCGATAGCTATCATCGCTACCATCAGTCTGTTTATCGCCTTCGCTGGCGGTATAGAAGGGCGTTTGTTTGTTCCTTTGCTGATGTGGCAACGTGCGGTCCTATTATGTATGGCGCTCGGAGTTTTGTTCTTATCTGATCTCAATCGTTTAATAGCTCTTGCCGTTATTGTCGTGATTTGTCTGATGAACTATCGACAACAGAGCAGAGCGCTTTCGCAAGCTTAG
- a CDS encoding TAXI family TRAP transporter solute-binding subunit — MYQKLRTGLLAVAMAFSLPAMAENYTIGTGSQSGTYYPLGGMLAKIWSENLSDFNMRAEVTAASVENTIKVSTDKQLVGIAQGNVVLQAASGVKPFPKKLDVSVLFALYPNVVQFIVPAKSDINSIADLKGKRISLGAPGSGTRVSAVNILNTLGITEDDIKAQSLNYTATTSALANNQIDAGVVVGSVGVGAITELALTRDIRILSFSEEELAKITQDYPSYIQIDVPADSYNKVPAFKAPAVWNVLVVNKNMSEDMAYNMTKVAFENINKIRQVIDVTKFTTIENMTKLQGIALHPGAEKYRKEQMK, encoded by the coding sequence ATGTATCAAAAACTAAGGACTGGTTTATTAGCTGTAGCAATGGCATTTTCTCTGCCTGCAATGGCAGAAAACTACACTATTGGTACGGGTAGTCAAAGTGGTACTTATTATCCATTGGGCGGTATGCTGGCTAAGATTTGGAGCGAAAACTTATCAGACTTTAATATGCGCGCAGAAGTAACCGCGGCATCGGTTGAAAACACCATTAAGGTATCGACAGACAAACAGTTAGTGGGTATTGCACAAGGTAACGTTGTACTTCAAGCCGCGAGCGGTGTTAAACCTTTCCCTAAAAAACTGGATGTATCTGTTCTCTTTGCTCTATATCCAAACGTGGTGCAGTTCATCGTTCCGGCTAAATCTGATATCAACTCGATTGCGGACTTAAAAGGCAAACGTATTTCACTGGGTGCGCCGGGTTCAGGTACTCGCGTGAGTGCGGTTAACATCTTAAATACTTTGGGTATCACTGAAGATGACATCAAAGCTCAATCACTGAACTACACCGCGACAACCAGTGCGCTGGCGAATAATCAAATTGATGCGGGTGTGGTTGTAGGCAGTGTGGGAGTGGGGGCGATTACCGAACTCGCTCTGACTCGTGATATCCGCATCTTAAGTTTTAGCGAAGAGGAACTGGCGAAAATCACTCAAGATTATCCTTCATACATTCAAATTGATGTCCCTGCGGATTCTTACAACAAAGTGCCTGCCTTTAAAGCGCCAGCGGTATGGAACGTATTGGTTGTTAACAAAAATATGAGTGAAGACATGGCGTACAACATGACAAAAGTGGCGTTTGAAAATATCAACAAAATTCGCCAAGTGATTGATGTAACTAAATTCACCACGATTGAGAATATGACTAAGCTGCAAGGTATCGCTCTTCACCCAGGTGCAGAGAAATATCGCAAAGAACAAATGAAATAA
- a CDS encoding DUF2999 family protein: MNPIIALLKENNVSNDKIQELFQALTQNPLAAMAIVGQLGLPQEQLQLLMGQVMQNPALIKEAVEELGLDFSKVEEAKAKLQQ; encoded by the coding sequence GAGAACAATGTAAGCAACGACAAAATCCAAGAACTATTCCAAGCGTTAACGCAGAATCCACTTGCTGCAATGGCGATTGTCGGCCAACTCGGTTTACCTCAGGAGCAATTACAACTGCTGATGGGTCAGGTAATGCAAAACCCAGCTCTAATCAAAGAAGCCGTTGAAGAACTAGGTTTGGATTTTTCTAAAGTAGAAGAAGCAAAAGCGAAGCTGCAACAATAA